One Serpentinicella alkaliphila DNA segment encodes these proteins:
- a CDS encoding winged helix-turn-helix domain-containing protein produces the protein MDINSIPDIFQSKIRIAIVSCLIGGEKSFKELKEVTGATDGNLSVHLSKLSESGYIEILKSFFNKKPQTIYSLTERGKKDFIEYVNSLENLLKKYIDTNT, from the coding sequence TTGGATATAAATTCAATACCTGATATATTTCAATCGAAGATTAGAATTGCTATAGTATCATGTCTGATAGGTGGTGAGAAAAGTTTTAAGGAGTTAAAGGAAGTTACGGGAGCAACGGATGGGAATTTAAGTGTACATTTATCAAAATTGAGTGAATCAGGATATATAGAAATACTAAAGAGTTTTTTTAATAAGAAACCTCAAACTATATATAGTTTAACTGAACGAGGTAAAAAAGATTTTATTGAGTACGTAAATTCATTAGAGAACTTACTGAAGAAGTATATAGATACCAATACATAG
- a CDS encoding helix-turn-helix domain-containing protein → MNDEARRNIALFRYGIIAPIVSGTYDEDKSIKEFFSDTAKKTYTNPRGEDTKISASTLERWYYSYRQSGFDALIPQRRRDTD, encoded by the coding sequence ATGAATGATGAAGCAAGAAGAAATATTGCGCTTTTTAGATACGGGATCATCGCTCCAATAGTAAGTGGAACCTACGATGAAGATAAAAGTATAAAAGAGTTTTTTTCTGATACGGCTAAAAAAACCTATACCAATCCAAGAGGTGAAGATACAAAAATTTCTGCCTCAACTCTTGAACGGTGGTACTACAGTTATAGGCAAAGTGGCTTTGATGCCCTTATTCCACAACGAAGGCGTGACACCGACTGA
- a CDS encoding DDE-type integrase/transposase/recombinase yields MEQVRFLKKEYPRIPATLIHQKLIDNGTINKGDISLSTINRFVNQIKIENKYTGNKDMRRYERAHINEVWCGDSSVGPYIKIDGTKKRTYIIALLDDASRYIVGIDIFFNDTFINLMSIMKTAVTRFGRPKILNFDNGSCYKNKQMELLVARIGSTINYCAPYTPTSKAKVERWFKTLKDQWMSQLNMSDYSSIALNFVKPY; encoded by the coding sequence ATGGAGCAGGTTCGCTTTCTAAAAAAGGAATACCCACGAATACCTGCAACTTTAATACATCAGAAGTTAATTGATAATGGCACCATAAATAAAGGTGATATATCTCTCTCCACAATCAATAGATTTGTAAATCAAATTAAAATTGAAAATAAATATACAGGTAACAAAGATATGAGGCGATATGAAAGAGCCCACATAAATGAAGTATGGTGTGGCGACAGTAGTGTTGGTCCTTATATTAAAATAGATGGAACAAAAAAACGCACCTATATCATTGCACTACTTGATGATGCTTCAAGATATATTGTTGGAATTGATATCTTTTTTAATGATACCTTCATAAATCTTATGTCTATCATGAAAACAGCTGTCACAAGATTTGGAAGACCAAAGATTTTAAATTTTGATAATGGATCATGCTATAAAAATAAACAGATGGAACTTCTAGTTGCAAGGATAGGTTCAACCATAAATTACTGTGCTCCATACACTCCAACCAGTAAAGCGAAAGTAGAAAGGTGGTTTAAAACATTGAAAGATCAATGGATGTCTCAGCTAAACATGAGTGATTACTCATCTATTGCTTTGAACTTCGTGAAGCCTTACTAA
- a CDS encoding Mu transposase C-terminal domain-containing protein — translation MCPQDRFFNESYLIKRLPEELIETTFLLEYERRVSADNVVMIDEIEYEVPYRYSKQKVTLRYSPDLSKIYVVDKHTGELTAIKLLNKQENSLIKREKVKFTGGKY, via the coding sequence TTGTGCCCCCAAGATAGGTTCTTTAATGAATCATATCTTATAAAAAGATTACCTGAAGAGTTGATTGAAACAACATTTCTTCTTGAGTACGAGAGGCGTGTATCTGCTGATAACGTAGTAATGATAGATGAAATTGAGTATGAGGTGCCTTATCGTTATTCAAAACAGAAAGTTACCTTAAGGTATTCACCTGACCTTAGTAAAATCTATGTAGTTGACAAGCATACCGGTGAACTTACAGCTATAAAACTGTTAAATAAGCAGGAAAATTCACTGATAAAAAGAGAAAAAGTAAAATTTACGGGAGGCAAATATTAA
- a CDS encoding ATP-binding protein: MIDYISRYGLDFNPFIKNTKDIVVETSEYNEIIYRLNYLLNNKGFGVITGGPGRGKTTAIRSWVNGLNNSLYKVIYTSLSTLTVSEFYKHLSSELGLEPMHKKTDNFKNIQAEINRYSIEKRITPVIIIDEANYINNLCT; the protein is encoded by the coding sequence ATGATCGATTACATTAGCAGATATGGGCTTGACTTTAACCCATTCATAAAGAACACAAAAGATATCGTAGTGGAGACATCTGAATACAATGAAATAATCTACAGGCTTAATTATCTTTTAAACAATAAAGGTTTCGGAGTAATTACAGGTGGTCCAGGACGGGGTAAGACTACAGCAATTAGGAGCTGGGTTAATGGGCTTAATAACTCTTTATACAAGGTTATATATACTTCACTGTCAACACTTACAGTGAGTGAGTTCTACAAACATCTGTCATCAGAACTAGGCCTTGAGCCAATGCATAAAAAAACAGACAACTTTAAAAATATACAAGCAGAAATAAACAGGTATTCCATTGAGAAACGTATAACCCCAGTAATAATAATAGATGAAGCTAACTACATCAACAATCTTTGTACTTAA
- a CDS encoding Lrp/AsnC family transcriptional regulator, translated as MDKLDVNLLELLQKNSRMTVSDLSKKLSLSRPSVAERMIRLQEKGVIEEFTTRVSLDAIGRGSILFIQLSSLKVSPHVIDQMIIDDKDIIECHRVTGHIDYFIKAAVSNIEGMKKLIDRFIPCGVVTTSIVISSPVPYRHVLPLLEGL; from the coding sequence ATGGATAAATTAGATGTAAATTTACTTGAACTTCTTCAGAAGAATTCCCGAATGACCGTTAGTGATTTATCTAAAAAGCTGTCTCTTAGTCGCCCCAGTGTAGCGGAAAGGATGATTAGACTACAGGAAAAAGGCGTAATCGAAGAATTTACTACAAGAGTGAGTCTTGATGCAATAGGAAGAGGTAGTATTTTGTTTATTCAATTAAGCTCTCTTAAAGTATCCCCACATGTAATAGATCAAATGATTATTGATGATAAAGATATAATAGAGTGTCATCGTGTAACTGGGCATATTGATTATTTTATAAAAGCCGCTGTAAGTAATATTGAGGGCATGAAGAAGCTAATAGATCGATTTATACCATGTGGAGTTGTCACAACATCCATTGTTATATCTTCACCTGTTCCTTATCGTCACGTACTGCCTCTGTTAGAAGGCCTGTAG
- a CDS encoding YitT family protein, whose translation MRNIFGTLLGCLVTSIGIIILRNSYLVTGGTAGLSLTLSYFFNIPFSTIFFVVNVPFYLFSLSKMGWKFTVSTLGAVTSLSLMTRIDKLIPSFTIPAFFGAVLGGFVIGIGLTIIFSHGASLGGGNIIALFLQKKYNVNPGKTNFIFDFIVVTLSFYSVGIFNGIVSILSIAITSSVISYYVEKRINKTEIQEIIEHDSVVPITL comes from the coding sequence GTGAGAAATATATTTGGTACACTATTAGGTTGCTTGGTTACAAGCATCGGCATTATTATACTTAGGAACTCTTACCTAGTAACTGGAGGAACAGCTGGATTATCTTTAACCCTGTCATATTTTTTCAACATACCTTTCTCAACCATATTTTTTGTTGTAAATGTACCTTTTTATCTTTTCTCACTTTCAAAAATGGGGTGGAAATTTACAGTATCTACACTGGGTGCAGTAACTTCTTTATCATTAATGACAAGAATAGATAAACTAATACCATCATTTACGATTCCTGCATTCTTTGGTGCAGTTCTGGGAGGATTTGTAATCGGCATAGGTTTAACTATTATATTTAGTCATGGTGCTTCCCTTGGAGGAGGTAACATAATAGCTCTATTTTTACAAAAAAAATACAATGTTAATCCTGGTAAAACCAATTTTATCTTTGATTTTATTGTGGTAACCCTTAGCTTTTATTCAGTGGGAATATTTAATGGAATAGTATCAATTTTATCTATTGCAATTACATCTAGTGTGATCAGTTATTATGTGGAAAAAAGGATCAATAAAACTGAAATTCAAGAAATTATCGAACATGACTCTGTTGTGCCAATTACCCTCTAA
- the smpB gene encoding SsrA-binding protein SmpB encodes MAGADKKVLATNKKAHFEYFIEDSYEAGIELKGTEVKSIRQGKLNLKEGHARVENGEVFLYNVNISPYEQGNIFNVDPLRVRKLLLHKAEIRKLIGYIQQKGYTLIPVSAYLKNGRVKIQLGVAKGKQLHDKRDDIAKKDANRRIQKELRERQRQ; translated from the coding sequence ATGGCAGGCGCAGATAAAAAAGTTCTAGCCACAAACAAAAAAGCTCATTTTGAATATTTTATTGAAGATTCTTATGAAGCTGGTATTGAGCTAAAAGGAACTGAAGTAAAATCAATAAGACAAGGTAAGCTTAATTTAAAGGAAGGCCATGCCCGTGTTGAAAACGGAGAGGTATTCCTGTATAATGTAAATATAAGCCCTTATGAACAAGGAAACATTTTTAATGTAGATCCTCTAAGAGTTAGAAAATTACTTTTGCATAAAGCAGAAATAAGAAAACTTATTGGGTATATACAGCAAAAGGGTTATACTTTAATTCCCGTTAGTGCATATTTAAAGAATGGGAGAGTTAAAATACAACTAGGTGTTGCAAAGGGTAAGCAATTACATGATAAACGTGATGACATTGCTAAAAAGGATGCTAATAGAAGAATCCAAAAAGAATTAAGAGAAAGACAAAGACAATAA
- a CDS encoding TrkA C-terminal domain-containing protein has translation MPITYGFIILIILALIVEVLSIALKVTGLDIDKARFQVISIITHTGFTTRESELITQHPTRRRIAMGLMLISYVGAAVLISIIVNAFQTQQTFIYFAIYSSVFLLFSNLLIRNKYIVTKFERFLEIKLRRRMKVYSKYKTVEEVLKLNDEYGVLDFVIGENSMLVGVTLQQAQLKDNYIQVLNIDRGSHIIHFPKNDFSFMVGDKVLVYGQIDRINEFIIKQTFINRD, from the coding sequence ATGCCTATAACATATGGATTTATAATATTAATAATTCTTGCACTTATAGTTGAAGTTTTATCAATAGCTCTAAAGGTAACCGGACTAGATATTGATAAGGCAAGATTTCAAGTAATTTCCATCATAACACATACGGGCTTCACTACCCGTGAATCAGAGCTGATTACTCAACATCCAACAAGACGGAGAATAGCTATGGGACTAATGTTAATAAGTTACGTAGGAGCTGCGGTTTTAATAAGTATAATTGTTAACGCCTTTCAGACTCAACAAACATTTATATACTTTGCAATCTATTCTTCTGTATTTCTTCTCTTTTCCAATCTTCTTATTAGAAATAAATATATAGTTACAAAATTTGAACGTTTCTTAGAGATTAAATTAAGAAGGAGAATGAAAGTATACTCTAAATATAAAACAGTGGAAGAAGTACTCAAGCTTAATGACGAATATGGAGTTTTAGACTTTGTAATTGGAGAAAATAGCATGCTTGTTGGAGTAACCTTACAGCAAGCGCAGTTAAAGGATAATTACATTCAAGTCTTAAATATAGATAGAGGCTCGCACATAATTCACTTCCCCAAAAATGATTTTTCTTTTATGGTTGGAGATAAGGTTTTAGTCTACGGACAAATAGATAGAATAAATGAGTTTATAATCAAACAAACATTCATAAATCGTGATTAG